A window of the Streptomyces formicae genome harbors these coding sequences:
- a CDS encoding GlxA family transcriptional regulator produces MATRSAPPAQRIALLSFAGIRAFDVSVISEVWGVDRTDRGVPHFELRRTATDHTPIPMRGGLSLTPDRTLDWLTLADLIVVPGLDDHVTPAPTPALDALRRAHHRGTPIAALCGGAFTLAQAGLLDGRRAVTHWNLTDLLREHHPQVTVVPDALFLHDANLWTSAGTAAGIDLCLHLVRITHGAEAAATIARSMVTAPFRTGTQAQFIEHPTPRADRDADTLEALRDYALAHLEESHTVASLAARAGMSPRTFARHFQATTGTTPLHWLITQRVAAAQKLLELTDHPIPEVARRTGFGSEVTMRQHFAAHLATSPRDYRAAFRQPAGRSPIAS; encoded by the coding sequence ATGGCGACCCGGTCAGCCCCACCAGCTCAACGCATCGCGCTCCTCTCCTTCGCCGGCATCCGCGCCTTCGACGTCTCCGTCATCAGCGAGGTCTGGGGCGTCGACCGCACCGACCGCGGCGTGCCGCACTTCGAACTGCGCCGCACCGCAACCGACCACACCCCCATCCCCATGCGCGGCGGCCTCAGCCTCACCCCGGACCGCACCCTCGACTGGCTCACCCTCGCCGACCTCATCGTCGTCCCCGGCCTCGACGACCACGTCACCCCCGCTCCCACACCGGCCCTCGACGCCCTCCGCCGCGCCCACCACCGCGGCACACCGATCGCCGCGCTCTGCGGAGGCGCCTTCACCCTCGCGCAAGCCGGCCTCCTGGACGGCCGCCGCGCCGTCACCCACTGGAACCTCACCGACCTCCTCCGTGAGCACCATCCTCAGGTCACCGTCGTCCCCGACGCACTCTTCCTCCACGACGCCAACCTCTGGACCTCCGCCGGCACCGCGGCTGGCATCGACCTCTGCCTCCACCTCGTCCGCATCACCCACGGAGCCGAAGCCGCCGCCACCATCGCCCGGTCGATGGTCACCGCCCCCTTCCGCACCGGCACCCAGGCGCAGTTCATCGAGCACCCGACCCCGCGCGCCGACCGCGATGCCGACACACTCGAGGCCCTGCGTGACTACGCCCTCGCCCACCTCGAGGAATCCCACACCGTCGCGTCCCTCGCCGCCCGCGCGGGCATGTCCCCCCGCACCTTCGCCCGTCACTTCCAGGCCACCACGGGAACCACCCCCCTCCACTGGCTCATCACCCAGCGCGTGGCCGCCGCTCAGAAACTCCTGGAACTCACCGATCACCCCATCCCCGAAGTCGCCCGCCGCACGGGCTTCGGCAGCGAGGTGACCATGCGCCAGCACTTTGCCGCTCACCTCGCCACCAGCCCCCGCGACTACCGGGCCGCCTTCCGTCAGCCGGCCGGAAGAAGCCCGATCGCCTCGTAG